CGTTGCGCGTGGACTTGACGACCGTCGCGATGTCACCGGCATGCTCGGAGTACAGACGCCCGGTGGCCACCGTCTCTGCGGTGTTGTCGACGGCCAGGCCCGCCCATAGGCCGAACTCATAGTCAGTCAGTCCGAGCCCGTGGCCGATCGCCGGAAGGGTGAACAGCGCCACCGCACCCAGCGCCAGGATGGACGCGATGGCATAGCTGACATCCGAATTGCGCGCACGGATGGCGCCCTTGGCCGCGATGATGGCCGACACCCCGCAGATCGAAGTACCGATCGCTAGTAGCGAACCCAGCTTTCCGCTCAGGCCAAACCACTTGGCCGCCAACAGAATGATGGCGCCCGCCACCGTCATGTCGATCAGGATCTGCACCAGGCTGGTGCCGCCCAGTTTGAGGACATCACCCAGCACAAAGCGCGCACCCAGCGCGACGATGCCGATCTTGAGCCAGAATTCGTATGTCTGCACACCCGGGCGGAAGATGCGGTGCAACCCGATGGTGTTGGTGATCAACAGACCGATCACAATGGCCCACAACACATATTCGATATCGGGGACGGTCCAGTGCTGCGCCTTGGCGAGGTCCTTCCACCAAATCTGCGCGTACTTGCCCAGCAAGCCCACACCGATGAGCAGCACGATGCCTGGAACGTAGTCCAGTGGCCGCGTCGAGGTGAAGCTTGCTTCGGGATTTTCGTACGCCTCGTCGGGGTTCTGCGTCTCGGTCTTTGACGTCATCGAGTCACCACGGAATCTTGGGCAGCACATTGGCCACCGCGAGTAGGGCGATCACACCGGCGATGATGGTTGCCCACCAGTCGACGCCGATGCGCGCGATGACGGAGGTTGTGGGCTGG
This genomic window from Mycobacteroides chelonae contains:
- a CDS encoding YeiH family protein, with the protein product MTSKTETQNPDEAYENPEASFTSTRPLDYVPGIVLLIGVGLLGKYAQIWWKDLAKAQHWTVPDIEYVLWAIVIGLLITNTIGLHRIFRPGVQTYEFWLKIGIVALGARFVLGDVLKLGGTSLVQILIDMTVAGAIILLAAKWFGLSGKLGSLLAIGTSICGVSAIIAAKGAIRARNSDVSYAIASILALGAVALFTLPAIGHGLGLTDYEFGLWAGLAVDNTAETVATGRLYSEHAGDIATVVKSTRNALIGFVVLGFALYWAARGEAETLAPGIKAKAAFVWDKFPKFVLGFLAVSTVVTLGWLTKGQVNNLVNVSKWAFLLTFAGVGLNTNFREIARSGWRPLVVAVIGLVVVAAVSLGLVLLTSRVFGWGAHI